The Vicia villosa cultivar HV-30 ecotype Madison, WI linkage group LG1, Vvil1.0, whole genome shotgun sequence genome includes a region encoding these proteins:
- the LOC131652998 gene encoding uncharacterized protein LOC131652998 — protein sequence MASENANLVFKDGGSNNKSPLFCGEYFDFWKIRMKEHLESQGKEVWKALVEGHFIPTNVVNGVGSPSPKVYGMKTMRKRRARSTYSKSDSEKKNGGQNRGKPYVTPTDKGKHKTAGGKETSEGTVATCFNCGKPGYISTQFQKSKKTDFAQARGKVFALSSVEVSKPYNLIRGTCFINGVFLIVIVDTGVTHSFISLDCVKRLSLVVSSMNGSMIIGILTYGFVTTLLVCLNFLLTIYSKEFGVDLVCLPLSQLDFILGMYWFEFNHFHINCFDKTVMFPKPKDMADLRFMSACKVEMSLEEKDQMLMMFASLRVDCEAVSVEMTVVCEFPDVFPKDISNFLPK from the exons ATGGCTTCTGAAAATGCAAATctagttttcaaagatggtggtagtAATAACAAGTCTCcgttgttttgtggtgaatattttgatttttggAAAATACGCATGAAGGAACATCTAGAGTCTCAAGGAAAAGAAGTTTGGAAAGCACTTGTAGAGGGTCATTTCATTCCTACTAATGTTGTTAATGGTGTTGGCTCCCCAAGCCCGAAGGTTTATGGGATGAAGACGATGAGAAAAAG ACGGGCTAGATCCACTTATTCCAAAAGTGATAGTGAGAAGAAGAATGGAGGTCAGAACCGTGGTAAACCTTATGTGACTCCAACTGATAAGGGAAAGCACAAAACTGCTGGTGGGAAAGAGACAAGTGAG GGTACAGTGGcgacttgtttcaactgtggaaaaCCAGGTTATATAAGTACCCAGTTTCAGAAATCAAAGAAGACAGATTTTGCGCAAGCGAGAGGTAAGGTGTTTGCTCTGAGTAGTGTTGAGGTCTCGAAGCCATATAATTTGATTcgaggtacgtgtttcattaatggtGTTTTCTTGATTGTTATCGTTGATACTGGAgtgacacattctttcatttcgcTTGATTGTGTTAAGAGATTAAGTTTGGTAGTATCTTCAATGAATGGTAGTATGATTATTGGTATCCTGACATATGGTTTTGTGACTACTTTGCTGGTTTGTTTGAATTTCCTATTGACCATTTATAGTAAAGAGTTTGGAGTTGACTTGGTTTGTCTACCTCTAAGTCAACTTGATTTTATTCTAGGGATGTATTGGTTTGAGTTTAACCATTTTCATATTAATTGCTTTGATAAGACTGTGATGTTTCCCAAACCCAAAGATATGGCGGATTTGAGATTCATGTCTGCGTGTAAAGTGGAGATGTCCTTGGAGGAGAAAGATCAAATGCTTATGATGTTTGCTTCCTTAAGAGTGGATTGTGAGGCTGTGAGTGTTGAGATGACTGTTGTGTGTGAATTCCCTGATGTGTTTCCTAAGGATATTAGTAATTTTCTACCGAAGTGA